A genomic region of Tigriopus californicus strain San Diego chromosome 1, Tcal_SD_v2.1, whole genome shotgun sequence contains the following coding sequences:
- the LOC131885919 gene encoding F-box and WD repeat domain-containing 11-B-like — protein MAHKEGAYSVDLGTRVAVSGGEDAKVKVWNRDNGDWMETLDHHDFIVWHVKMWVDLLVTCSYDCTMAFFHWNEALSQFSLQKHVKGHLAWADGLATDKRGQFLATHSEDTFEISIWKLVDGVPLENVTKPWSELDPSASFERKNGLSYTHELLAPSTILKGHTDEVNCVKISDAFVFSGGCDQSVRVWNINNGTCLTVLRGHEGKIWCLDVDRRRIVSGGRFGEILIWSWSPEDSQDECPSRTLRVQSKTTAVGQIKMDRALLVSADGLGKVVLSNFWNLEHS, from the coding sequence ATGGCGCACAAAGAAGGTGCATACTCTGTGGATTTGGGAACGAGGGTGGCTGTGAGTGGGGGCGAAGATGCCAAAGTGAAAGTTTGGAACCGGGACAATGGTGATTGGATGGAAACTCTCGATCATcatgacttcattgtttggcATGTCAAAATGTGGGTAGATCTATTAGTCACTTGCTCGTATGATTGTACGATGGCCTTTTTTCACTGGAATGAGGCTTTGAGCCAATTTAGCTTGCAAAAGCACGTCAAAGGCCACTTAGCATGGGCGGATGGCCTTGCCACAGACAAAAGAGGACAGTTTCTAGCCACTCATTCCGAAGATACATTTGAAATTAGTATTTGGAAACTCGTCGATGGAGTTCCACTTGAGAACGTGACAAAGCCTTGGTCTGAACTCGATCCCTCCGCTTCGTTTGAGAGGAAAAATGGACTTTCCTACACGCACGAGCTCCTGGCTCCAAGTACAATTCTCAAAGGCCACACAGACGAGGTGAATTGTGTCAAGATCAGCGATGCTTTCGTATTCTCTGGAGGGTGCGATCAGAGCGTCCGTGTTTGGAATATTAACAATGGAACCTGTCTCACGGTTCTCCGGGGACATGAAGGCAAAATATGGTGCTTGGACGTGGATCGTCGGCGAATCGTTTCGGGTGGAAGATTCGGCGAGATTCTGATCTGGTCGTGGTCCCCGGAGGACTCGCAAGATGAATGTCCATCCCGAACGTTGAGAGTCCAATCCAAAACAACGGCTGTGGGACAAATTAAAATGGACCGAGCCTTGCTCGTGTCGGCCGATGGTTTGGGCAAAGTCGTACTCAGCAACTTCTGGAATCTTGAGCATTCATGA
- the LOC131888654 gene encoding uncharacterized protein LOC131888654 — MSHGNIFVLAIVAISLVITQFGTTQANPLFLGQGGVKKSEAAVNYFAQRFGSGFLSDLAALQQGSKAKDSRKGTAQIQTDEPQVPEFKTKVTTSSHKRRLYKVVKKARTTTTAPRTTQNPPVFVDYSIEAEAPTTSMHGDDILPYKTEDLLSLEDSDYLYPEGLESNSLDY, encoded by the coding sequence ATGTCGCACGGAAACATTTTCGTCTTGGCCATTGTTGCCATCTCTTTGGTGATCACTCAATTTGGAACCACACAAGCTAATCCTCTGTTCCTTGGACAAGGAGGGGTAAAGAAATCCGAAGCCGCCGTTAACTACTTCGCTCAACGATTTGGATCCGGGTTTCTGTCCGACTTGGCCGCTCTCCAACAAGGATCCAAGGCCAAAGACTCTCGGAAAGGAACAGCTCAGATCCAGACGGATGAACCTCAGGTACCGGAGTTCAAGACCAAGGTGACGACTTCGTCCCATAAGAGGCGATTGTacaaggtggtcaaaaaggcCAGAACCACGACAACTGCCCCTAGGACCACTCAAAATCCCCCGGTGTTTGTGGACTATTCCATCGAGGCTGAAGCACCAACGACCTCCATGCATGGAGATGACATCCTGCCTTACAAGACTGAGGACCTCTTGAGTTTGGAGGACTCGGATTATCTCTATCCAGAGGGATTAGAGAGCAATTCCCTCGATTATTAG